In Oryza sativa Japonica Group chromosome 3, ASM3414082v1, one DNA window encodes the following:
- the LOC4331648 gene encoding transcription factor-like protein DPB isoform X1 has product MVSGVAHRPDDDGGRAASTFQRPPQPAGARPSLATPPPSGGAQSASTSGGSAGSPSSRSEQHVPAAAGMAAGAAAASTPISENTFLRLNDLDIHGDDAPSSQAPTSKKKKRGARAVGPDKGGRGLRQFSMKVCEKVESKGRTTYNEVADELVAEFADPNNSILPPDPDNPNAQQYDEKNIRRRVYDALNVLMAMEIISKDKKEIQWKGLPRTSINDIEDLQTELVGLKSRIEKKNTYLQELQDQFVGMQKLIQRNEQLYGSGNIPSGGVALPFILVQTRPHATVEVEISEDMQLVHFDFNSTPFELHDDSFVLKAMSSCGEEQIDGIHDLISNGGESSSMPNIYRQQVQQPARSTNGTARLPSSPPIPGILKGRVKHEH; this is encoded by the exons ATGGTCTCCGGCGTCGCCCACCgcccggacgacgacggcgggcgcgccgcctcgacGTTCCAGCGCCCGCCGCAGCCGGCCGGCGCGCGGCCGTCCctggccacgccgccgccctcgggcgGAGCGCAATCCGCTTCGACGAGCGGCGGGAGCGCGGGCTCCCCGTCCAGCCGCAGCGAGCAGCATGTCCCCGCAGCCGCAGGcatggcggcgggggcggcggcggcctctaCTCCGATTAGTGAGAATACCTTCCTCCGCCTCAACGACCTTGACATCCACGGCGACGATGCGCCTTCCTCACAGGCTCCAACGAG caagaagaagaagagaggagcacGAGCAGTTGGTCCTGACAAAGGTGGCAGGGGGCTGCGCCAGTTTAGTATGAAAG TTTGTGAGAAAGTTGAAAGTAAAGGGAGAACAACATACAACGAG GTGGCAGATGAACTTGTTGCCGAATTTGCAGATCCCAATAACAGCATTTTGCCACCAGATCCGGATAATCCCAATGCA CAACAATATGACGAGAAAAATATACGGAGAAGGGTTTATGATGCTCTGAATGTTCTGATGGCTATGGAGATTATatctaaagataaaaaggaaattCAGTGGAAGGGGTTGCCTCGAACCAGTATAAATGATATTGAAGATTTGCAG ACGGAACTTGTAGGACTGAAAAGTAGGATTGAGAAGAAAAATACATATTTGCAGGAGCTGCAAGACCAA TTTGTAGGTAtgcaaaagttgatacaaagaAATGAACAGCTATATGGTTCAGGAAACATTCCCTCGGGTGGAGTTGCATTACCATTTATCCTTGTTCAG ACACGGCCTCATGCAACTGTGGAAGTTGAAATATCAGAAGATATGCAACTTGTACATTTTGACTTTAATAG CACACCATTTGAGTTGCATGATGACTCATTTGTACTGAAAGCAATGAGTTCTTGTGGAGAAGAACAAATCGACGGTATTCATGATCTAATTTCAAATGGAGGTGAGAGCTCAAGCATGCCAAATATTTATAGGCAGCAAGTGCAGCAACCTGCAAGATCAACTAATGGTACAGCTAGATTG